In the Kineosporiaceae bacterium genome, one interval contains:
- a CDS encoding PilN domain-containing protein, with protein sequence MTMTMPVGQEATVTRNRVEWATVPRVNLLPPEIIESRRFRRIQGILAASVIGVALIGILGTFWAQHQVGVANAELAVVEARTQELHKQEAQYAEVPRVLAKVDAARTARETAMAGDVLWYRFLDELSVATPASVWLGTLDLALTEGTAGQPVTDALAAQGIGEISVTGTAKRFPDVAQWLTSVASVTGMDVSRLQSAVHTQDERTTANIDFAASVTVKPDALSHRYDRKAR encoded by the coding sequence ATGACGATGACCATGCCCGTGGGGCAGGAGGCCACCGTCACCCGGAACCGGGTGGAGTGGGCCACTGTGCCCCGCGTCAACCTGCTGCCTCCGGAGATCATCGAGAGCCGCCGGTTCCGTCGCATCCAGGGGATCCTGGCCGCTTCGGTGATCGGTGTGGCGCTGATCGGCATCCTCGGCACCTTCTGGGCTCAGCACCAGGTCGGTGTCGCCAACGCCGAACTCGCCGTGGTCGAGGCTCGCACCCAAGAGCTGCACAAGCAGGAAGCGCAATACGCTGAGGTGCCTCGCGTGCTGGCCAAGGTGGACGCCGCCCGCACCGCTCGCGAGACCGCGATGGCCGGTGATGTGCTCTGGTACCGCTTCCTGGACGAGCTGTCGGTCGCGACTCCTGCCTCTGTGTGGCTCGGGACCCTCGACCTCGCCCTGACCGAGGGAACAGCCGGCCAACCGGTCACGGACGCGCTGGCGGCACAGGGGATCGGTGAGATCAGTGTGACCGGCACCGCCAAGCGTTTCCCCGACGTCGCGCAGTGGTTGACCTCGGTGGCCAGCGTCACGGGCATGGATGTGAGCCGGTTGCAGTCGGCCGTCCACACGCAGGATGAACGGACCACCGCGAACATCGACTTCGCCGCCTCGGTGACCGTGAAGCCGGACGCCCTGTCCCACAGGTACGACCGAAAGGCCCGTTGA
- the nusB gene encoding transcription antitermination factor NusB: protein MSARGKARKRALDVLFEADVRGTSVASLTAERSAATAPAGYTAQIVEGVLARSARIDELLSTYAVGWTLDRMPAVDRAILRIGAWELLYNDEVPDAVAIDEAVRLATELSTDDSPSFVNGLLARLLDVKAGA, encoded by the coding sequence GTGAGCGCCCGGGGCAAGGCGCGCAAACGCGCTCTGGACGTCCTGTTCGAGGCCGATGTCCGGGGCACGTCCGTGGCGTCCCTGACGGCCGAGCGTTCCGCGGCGACGGCGCCGGCCGGCTACACGGCGCAGATCGTGGAGGGAGTGCTGGCCCGGTCGGCCCGGATCGACGAGCTGCTGTCGACCTACGCCGTGGGCTGGACGCTCGATCGGATGCCCGCCGTGGACCGCGCGATCCTGCGGATCGGGGCGTGGGAACTGCTCTACAACGACGAGGTGCCCGATGCGGTCGCCATCGACGAGGCCGTTCGGCTGGCGACGGAACTGTCGACGGACGACTCGCCGTCCTTCGTCAACGGGCTGCTGGCTCGGTTGCTGGATGTGAAGGCGGGAGCCTGA
- a CDS encoding shikimate kinase, translated as MSGSSDAALPRGVVLTGLPGSGASSVARLLAQRHGLLVRDSDRDAERLLGAEVADLFVSGGEAAFREAERAVVLAALADLRAGAVPGSPAVVVVGGGALEHEQVAAALRGTTAAGVALVFLDVLLPDAARRLGWQTQAVPAGLGSPRATWQRLADQRRAQCRDLATLVISTDGFTIEQVTDLIDAQLEERTT; from the coding sequence GTGAGCGGGTCGAGTGATGCCGCGCTCCCGCGCGGCGTGGTGCTGACGGGATTGCCCGGATCGGGGGCGTCCTCGGTGGCGCGGCTGCTCGCGCAACGGCACGGGCTCCTCGTGCGCGACAGCGACCGGGACGCCGAACGGCTGCTCGGCGCCGAGGTCGCCGACCTCTTCGTGAGCGGGGGCGAGGCGGCGTTTCGTGAGGCCGAGCGGGCCGTGGTGCTCGCAGCATTGGCCGACCTGAGGGCCGGCGCGGTGCCCGGATCGCCGGCCGTGGTCGTCGTCGGCGGCGGAGCACTCGAGCACGAGCAGGTGGCTGCCGCCCTGCGAGGGACCACGGCGGCTGGGGTGGCGCTGGTGTTCCTCGACGTGCTGCTGCCGGATGCTGCGCGACGTCTCGGCTGGCAGACCCAGGCCGTGCCGGCCGGCTTGGGTAGCCCTCGGGCCACCTGGCAGCGGTTGGCGGACCAGCGCCGCGCGCAGTGCCGCGACCTGGCCACCCTCGTGATCAGTACGGATGGGTTCACCATCGAACAGGTCACCGATCTGATCGACGCACAGTTGGAGGAGAGGACGACGTGA
- the pilM gene encoding type IV pilus assembly protein PilM translates to MAGKTAIGLDIGTSVVRAVELSYGRGGITLERFGQVVLPEGAIRDGEVVDIEATSQCLRQLWKATGFSHHRVVIGVANQRVIVRQLDLPWMEREELRESLAFQVQDYLPIDANQAVLDFFPLEELTDSAGARKLRGLLVAASRDTVLANVRCAEKAGLDVVSVDLTSFAVLRALGKQSHAEVETEALIDVGARVTNIVVYSGGLPRFVRILLMGGQDVTDAIAERLGVPLGHAEAMKQQVAFAPPTEETAAVSRVVDAVSQEFVDEVRGSLDYYAASNPGAPVERILISGGGSRLAGLVPRLGAATRVPVVAGDPMANLRIGRTGLDDSQLDFVKPLAAVPVGLALGAI, encoded by the coding sequence ATGGCCGGCAAGACCGCCATCGGGCTGGACATCGGGACGTCAGTCGTCCGCGCTGTCGAGCTCTCGTACGGTCGGGGTGGGATCACGCTCGAACGCTTCGGGCAGGTGGTCCTGCCCGAGGGAGCGATCCGGGACGGCGAGGTCGTCGACATCGAGGCCACGAGCCAGTGCCTGCGGCAATTGTGGAAGGCCACCGGGTTCAGTCATCACCGGGTGGTCATCGGGGTGGCCAACCAACGGGTGATCGTGCGCCAGCTCGATCTGCCCTGGATGGAGCGCGAGGAACTGCGCGAGTCGTTGGCCTTCCAGGTGCAGGACTACCTGCCGATCGACGCCAACCAGGCCGTGCTCGACTTCTTCCCGCTGGAGGAGTTGACCGACTCGGCCGGGGCGCGCAAGCTGCGGGGGCTGCTGGTGGCGGCCTCCCGAGACACCGTGTTGGCCAATGTCCGGTGTGCCGAGAAGGCCGGTCTGGACGTGGTCTCGGTCGACCTGACCTCCTTCGCCGTTCTGCGGGCGCTGGGCAAGCAGTCACATGCCGAGGTCGAGACCGAGGCCCTGATCGACGTCGGTGCTCGGGTGACCAACATCGTGGTCTACAGCGGGGGCCTGCCGCGCTTCGTGCGCATCCTGCTGATGGGCGGTCAGGACGTCACCGACGCCATCGCCGAACGTCTCGGCGTCCCACTGGGACATGCGGAGGCGATGAAGCAACAGGTCGCCTTCGCACCCCCCACGGAGGAGACAGCCGCCGTCAGTCGTGTGGTGGACGCCGTCTCGCAGGAGTTCGTCGACGAGGTGCGGGGGTCGCTGGACTACTACGCGGCCTCCAACCCCGGCGCCCCGGTGGAGCGGATCCTGATCTCGGGCGGGGGATCCCGGCTGGCCGGGTTGGTGCCGCGCCTGGGTGCCGCGACCCGGGTTCCGGTGGTCGCGGGTGATCCGATGGCCAACCTGCGCATCGGGCGCACCGGGCTCGATGACAGCCAACTCGACTTCGTCAAGCCGTTGGCCGCCGTGCCGGTCGGACTCGCACTGGGAGCGATCTGA
- the efp gene encoding elongation factor P: protein MATTNDLKNGLVLNIDGQLWAVVEFQHVKPGKGGAFVRTKLKNVLSGKVVDRTFNAGTKVETATVDKRDMQYLYKDGEDFVFMDSSTYDQLHIGAATVGDAANFLLENQEAMVAVHEGTPLYVELPTSVVLEITYTEPGLQGDRSTGGTKPATVETGYEIAVPLFLETGTKVKVDTRTGDYLGRVS from the coding sequence GTGGCAACAACGAACGACCTGAAGAACGGCTTGGTGCTCAACATCGACGGCCAGTTGTGGGCCGTGGTGGAGTTCCAGCACGTCAAGCCCGGCAAGGGTGGCGCCTTCGTGCGCACCAAGTTGAAGAACGTGCTGTCCGGCAAGGTCGTGGACCGAACCTTCAACGCCGGCACCAAGGTCGAGACGGCCACCGTCGACAAGCGGGACATGCAGTACCTGTACAAGGACGGCGAGGACTTCGTCTTCATGGACTCCTCGACCTACGACCAGTTGCACATCGGTGCGGCCACGGTCGGGGACGCCGCGAACTTCCTGCTGGAGAACCAGGAGGCGATGGTCGCCGTCCACGAGGGCACCCCGCTCTACGTCGAGCTGCCGACCTCCGTGGTGCTCGAGATCACCTACACCGAGCCCGGCCTGCAGGGCGATCGTTCGACCGGTGGCACCAAGCCCGCCACGGTCGAGACCGGCTACGAGATCGCCGTTCCCCTGTTTCTCGAGACCGGCACCAAGGTCAAGGTCGACACCCGCACCGGGGATTACCTCGGTCGGGTCAGCTGA
- the pilO gene encoding type 4a pilus biogenesis protein PilO, whose amino-acid sequence MLSSKTSRWTATTALLCAAIMAATWLLLISPRRAEAADIRAQAEERQSQNDALQLEVAQLRAQFAELGKSRAELAQIQAQMPINAAMPALVRSVDAAATASGVDLVSLTPAAAKTMTQRQGAASTPAPSAGTGAPASPAAGSAGGLRVIELPVTIVSHGEYFQQVLFLKKLQTELVRVLAISSLQMAVQEATDAEDSATGVVMTVTGRVFALPDAAATAPTTTSGTSGSTGSTGSTGSTGTTGSTGTNTPASGTGASSTPQTAALSAGPATRVGEQS is encoded by the coding sequence ATGTTGAGCAGCAAGACATCCCGCTGGACGGCGACCACCGCGTTGCTGTGCGCCGCGATCATGGCGGCCACCTGGTTGCTGCTGATCTCGCCACGCCGAGCCGAGGCTGCCGACATCCGCGCCCAGGCCGAGGAGCGACAGTCGCAGAACGACGCCCTGCAACTCGAGGTGGCACAACTCCGGGCGCAATTCGCCGAGCTCGGCAAGAGCCGGGCCGAACTCGCCCAGATCCAGGCCCAGATGCCGATCAATGCGGCGATGCCGGCCCTGGTTCGCAGCGTGGACGCTGCGGCCACGGCCTCTGGTGTGGACCTGGTGAGCCTGACTCCCGCTGCGGCCAAGACGATGACCCAGCGCCAGGGGGCCGCGTCGACCCCGGCGCCGTCCGCCGGTACCGGTGCCCCGGCTTCCCCGGCAGCCGGCAGCGCCGGTGGCCTGCGGGTGATCGAGCTCCCGGTCACCATCGTGTCCCATGGTGAGTACTTCCAGCAGGTGCTGTTCCTCAAGAAGCTGCAGACCGAGCTGGTTCGCGTCCTGGCCATCAGCAGCCTGCAGATGGCGGTGCAAGAGGCAACCGACGCCGAGGACTCGGCCACCGGCGTGGTCATGACCGTGACCGGACGCGTCTTCGCCCTGCCCGACGCCGCGGCGACCGCGCCGACCACCACGTCCGGCACGTCCGGCTCGACCGGCTCGACCGGCTCGACCGGCTCGACCGGCACGACCGGTTCGACCGGCACGAACACACCGGCGAGTGGCACCGGCGCGAGCTCGACGCCCCAGACCGCCGCGTTGTCCGCCGGCCCCGCGACCCGAGTGGGAGAGCAGTCATGA
- a CDS encoding prepilin peptidase — MILLVAVAGVSGLLFGSFLNVVIARVPAGESVVSPASRCPRCGGAIGPRDNVPVVSWLLLHGRSRCCGLPISRRYPLVEAGSAMALAAVTAWMLHRSGTAGWPLGDNSAPSPAWLLAWVALAWFTLAGIALALIDIDVKRLPTVIVVPSWWIGAALLGGAALLAGNRPAAVRMLLGGVGLWLLYRLLHQVYPAGMAYGDVRLAGLIGGYLAWVGWGALAVGAFAGFLFGALGGVVLMAVHGGGLKRKIPYGPYMLAGTWVGLIWGEQLAHAYLRLTGLG, encoded by the coding sequence CGTCGCCGGTGTGTCGGGCCTGCTGTTCGGCTCCTTCCTCAACGTGGTGATCGCACGGGTCCCGGCGGGGGAGTCGGTGGTCTCGCCGGCCAGCCGGTGTCCCCGCTGTGGTGGGGCGATCGGACCTCGGGACAACGTGCCGGTGGTGTCCTGGCTGCTGCTGCACGGCCGAAGCCGGTGCTGTGGTCTGCCGATCAGTCGCCGCTACCCCCTGGTCGAGGCCGGCTCCGCGATGGCGCTGGCCGCTGTCACGGCCTGGATGCTGCACCGCTCGGGCACCGCCGGCTGGCCTCTGGGCGACAATTCCGCGCCGAGCCCCGCCTGGTTGCTCGCCTGGGTGGCGCTGGCCTGGTTCACCCTGGCCGGCATTGCGCTGGCGCTGATCGACATCGACGTGAAGCGGCTGCCCACGGTCATCGTGGTCCCGTCCTGGTGGATCGGTGCCGCACTGCTGGGGGGCGCCGCGCTGCTCGCCGGCAACCGGCCGGCCGCCGTCCGGATGCTGCTCGGTGGGGTGGGCCTGTGGCTGCTCTACCGCCTGCTGCATCAGGTGTACCCCGCCGGGATGGCCTACGGCGACGTCCGGCTGGCGGGCCTGATCGGTGGCTACCTGGCCTGGGTGGGGTGGGGGGCACTGGCCGTGGGCGCCTTCGCGGGCTTCCTGTTCGGTGCCCTGGGTGGGGTGGTGCTCATGGCCGTGCACGGCGGTGGGCTGAAACGGAAGATCCCGTACGGGCCCTACATGTTGGCCGGCACCTGGGTCGGACTGATCTGGGGCGAGCAACTCGCCCACGCCTATCTCAGGCTGACCGGGCTGGGCTGA
- a CDS encoding transcriptional regulator has protein sequence MASDYARALGARLRAIRTQQGLSLHGVEEKSEGRWKAVVVGSYERGDRAVTVQRLAELADFYGVPVQALLPDAAPTGSSEPPPKLVLDLERLQSVPAEKAGPLARYAATIQGQRGDYNGKVLSIRTDDLRTLAVIYDVPPAVLAEQLIAWGVLNADARRAVAAEE, from the coding sequence CCCAGCAAGGTTTGTCCCTGCACGGTGTCGAGGAGAAGTCCGAGGGCCGCTGGAAAGCGGTCGTCGTCGGCTCCTACGAGCGCGGTGACCGAGCCGTGACCGTCCAGCGACTCGCTGAGCTGGCGGACTTCTACGGCGTCCCCGTCCAAGCCCTGCTGCCCGATGCGGCACCGACCGGCAGCAGCGAACCGCCGCCGAAGTTGGTGCTCGACCTCGAGCGGCTCCAGTCGGTGCCGGCCGAGAAAGCCGGCCCGCTCGCGCGCTATGCGGCGACGATCCAGGGTCAGCGCGGTGACTACAACGGCAAGGTGCTCTCGATCCGCACCGACGATCTGCGCACGCTGGCCGTCATCTACGACGTGCCGCCGGCCGTGCTCGCCGAGCAGCTGATCGCCTGGGGCGTGCTCAACGCCGACGCCCGGCGTGCGGTGGCCGCCGAGGAGTGA
- the aroC gene encoding chorismate synthase — translation MLRWLTAGESHGPALIGVLEGLPAGVHVTTGDIDAALQRRRLGYGRGARMAFEADAVRVLGGLRHGVSQGGPLAIEVGNTEWPKWQTVMAADPVDDDLLAAQARNAPLTRPRPGHADLVGMQKYGFDDARPILERASARETATRVALGAVAEAFLAQAAGITLVSHTVGIGPVAVPQDAPWPVPADTAALDADPMRCAHAATSAAMVAEVDACRKAGDTLGGVVEVLAYGLPPGLGSHVHWDRRLDARLAGALMGIQAIKGVEVGDGFLTASRRGSVAHDEIERNGVGLVRRTGRAGGIEGGMSTGDPLRVRAAMKPISTVPRALDTVDVTTGEAAIAINQRSDVCAVPAAGVVAQAMVALVLADAVVEKFGGDSVAETARNVRGYLESLPELLRPQHA, via the coding sequence ATGCTGCGCTGGTTGACCGCGGGTGAGTCCCACGGACCTGCCCTGATCGGGGTGCTCGAGGGCCTTCCCGCCGGAGTTCACGTCACCACCGGCGACATCGACGCTGCGCTGCAGCGCCGCCGCCTGGGCTACGGCCGCGGCGCGCGGATGGCCTTCGAGGCGGACGCCGTCCGCGTGCTGGGCGGGTTGCGCCACGGGGTGAGCCAGGGTGGGCCACTGGCCATCGAGGTGGGCAACACCGAGTGGCCCAAGTGGCAGACCGTGATGGCGGCCGACCCGGTGGACGACGACCTGCTCGCCGCGCAGGCGCGCAACGCACCGCTCACCCGGCCCCGCCCGGGCCACGCCGACCTGGTCGGCATGCAGAAGTACGGCTTCGACGACGCCCGGCCGATCCTCGAACGCGCCTCGGCCCGCGAGACCGCCACCCGGGTCGCGCTCGGTGCCGTGGCAGAGGCGTTCCTGGCCCAGGCCGCAGGCATCACGTTGGTCTCGCACACCGTCGGGATCGGCCCGGTCGCCGTTCCGCAGGATGCCCCGTGGCCGGTACCGGCCGACACCGCAGCGCTGGACGCCGACCCGATGCGGTGCGCGCACGCTGCCACCAGCGCCGCCATGGTCGCCGAGGTCGACGCCTGCCGTAAGGCCGGTGACACTCTCGGTGGTGTGGTCGAGGTGCTCGCCTACGGTCTGCCCCCGGGCCTGGGCAGCCATGTGCACTGGGACCGCCGGCTCGATGCCCGGCTGGCGGGCGCCCTGATGGGCATTCAGGCGATCAAGGGGGTCGAGGTCGGCGACGGCTTCCTGACGGCGTCGCGGCGCGGCTCGGTCGCTCACGACGAGATCGAGCGCAACGGGGTGGGTCTGGTGCGGCGCACCGGGCGGGCCGGGGGCATCGAGGGCGGCATGTCGACCGGTGACCCGTTGCGGGTCCGGGCGGCGATGAAGCCGATCTCGACGGTGCCCCGCGCCCTGGACACCGTGGACGTCACCACCGGCGAGGCGGCCATCGCGATCAATCAACGCTCCGACGTGTGTGCCGTCCCCGCCGCGGGCGTGGTGGCCCAGGCCATGGTCGCGCTGGTCCTGGCCGATGCCGTGGTGGAGAAGTTCGGCGGTGACTCGGTGGCCGAGACGGCCCGAAACGTGCGTGGTTACCTCGAGTCGTTGCCCGAGCTACTGCGTCCGCAGCACGCGTGA
- a CDS encoding 3-dehydroquinate synthase, with product MRVGGGFPGEPAEAGAYDVVVGHDLLDQLPALVAGAQRVMVLSAEAVSATADRAVDQLRQASHEVIAHRLPDAEQAKTAQVLTDCWALLGQASFTRSDAIVAVGGGAVTDLSGFVAATWLRGVRVVHVPTTLLGMVDAAVGGKTGINTAEGKNLVGAFHPPGGVLCDLDTLLTLPRADLVAGMAEVVKAGFIADPAILRLIETDPQAALAVDGEVLAELVHRAIAVKADVVTQDLKESSLREILNYGHTFGHAIEQASAYTWRHGEAVAVGMMFAAELGRLVERTSPELVTRHREVLTSLGLPTGYAGDAGWGDLVTLMGRDKKTRGSTLRFVVLDDVARPGRLVGPTEELLAQVYEQVRAR from the coding sequence ATCCGGGTCGGGGGCGGCTTTCCGGGGGAGCCGGCCGAGGCAGGTGCCTACGACGTGGTCGTCGGCCACGACCTGCTGGACCAGTTGCCCGCTCTGGTGGCCGGGGCGCAACGGGTGATGGTGCTCTCGGCGGAGGCCGTGTCGGCCACGGCCGACCGCGCCGTCGATCAACTGCGCCAGGCCAGTCACGAGGTCATCGCTCACCGGTTGCCCGATGCCGAGCAGGCCAAGACGGCCCAGGTGCTCACCGACTGCTGGGCGCTCCTGGGCCAGGCCTCGTTCACCCGCTCCGACGCCATCGTGGCCGTCGGCGGGGGAGCGGTGACCGACCTGAGCGGATTCGTCGCGGCCACCTGGCTGCGCGGCGTCCGCGTGGTGCACGTGCCGACCACCCTGCTCGGCATGGTGGACGCCGCGGTGGGCGGCAAGACCGGCATCAACACCGCCGAGGGCAAGAACCTGGTCGGGGCCTTCCATCCTCCCGGCGGGGTGTTGTGCGACCTCGACACCCTGCTCACGCTGCCGCGCGCCGATCTCGTGGCGGGCATGGCCGAGGTGGTGAAGGCCGGGTTCATCGCCGACCCCGCGATCCTGCGTCTGATCGAGACCGACCCGCAGGCCGCGCTGGCCGTCGACGGCGAGGTGCTCGCCGAGTTGGTTCACCGCGCCATCGCGGTGAAGGCCGATGTGGTCACCCAGGACCTCAAGGAGTCCTCGCTGCGCGAGATCCTGAACTACGGGCACACCTTCGGCCATGCCATCGAGCAGGCCTCGGCCTACACCTGGCGTCACGGCGAGGCCGTGGCGGTCGGCATGATGTTCGCCGCCGAGCTGGGCCGGTTGGTGGAGCGCACCTCGCCCGAGCTGGTCACGCGCCACCGGGAGGTGTTGACCTCGTTGGGGTTGCCGACCGGCTACGCCGGGGACGCCGGCTGGGGGGACCTGGTGACCCTGATGGGCCGGGACAAGAAGACGCGCGGCAGCACGCTGCGGTTCGTGGTGCTGGACGACGTGGCGCGCCCGGGCCGGCTGGTCGGCCCCACCGAGGAGCTGCTCGCGCAGGTCTATGAGCAGGTGCGCGCCCGGTAG